A genomic window from Plasmodium coatneyi strain Hackeri chromosome 13, complete sequence includes:
- a CDS encoding Variable surface protein Vir10-like: MRLFTALKVAASILFIWIHNRPNAPYTSGKYIGGPYNIEIISDIRFQRSLAEQEFQEELDQLKIPDKTLKDSPDNSAKWVSDDLSEHEQLQESCSNDLEIYKEKFKHKYAKWKGLKRLDGYFEKNIFDKIDRIRKQEGETGVYNRTVIKNIIKKRDILIMVMPPILLIVLLPTIIITALSLGLYTHIFTIYGILLLILACIISFSIIYTMVKVLKYYRLEVGGGKLKFKEYCALCKDIFFP; this comes from the exons ATGAGATTGTTTACTGCTCTTAAAGTTGCAGCATCTATACTATTTATATGGATACACAATCGTCCTAATGCTCCG tATACTTCGGGTAAATACATAGGAGGCCCATACAATATTGAAATCATATCAGACATAAGATTTCAGAGATCATTGGCAGAACAAGAATTTCAGGAAGAATTGGACCAATTAAAAATACCGGATAAAACATTAAAAGACAGCCCAGATAACAGTGCTAAATGGGTTTCAGATGATTTATCAGAGCATGAACAGCTGCAAGAAAGTTGTTCGAATGATTTGGAAATTTATAAAGAGAAGTTTAAGCATAAATATGCTAAATGGAAAGGTTTAAAAAGACTAGATGgttattttgaaaaaaatatatttgatAAGATTGATAGAATACGTAAACAGGAAGGGGAGACTGGTGTCTACAATAGAACAGTAATAaagaatataattaaaaagaggGACATACTTATTATGGTTATGCCCCCAATTTTATTGATTGTATTATTACCAACTATAATTATAACCGCGCTCAGTTTAGgattatatacacacatttttaccatATATGGTATTCTTCTCTTAATATTAGCATGCATAATTTCATTCTCGATCATTTATACCATGGTAAAAGTGTTAAAATATTACAGATTAGAAGTTGGAGGGGGTAAACTGAAATTTAAGGAATATTGTGCGCTTTGtaaagatatattttttccttaa
- a CDS encoding KIR-like protein has product MATENCWWDGSSKSRYKELQEAAEDNNTCNRCKVTRKSVLQAAVEDHKGVENAVEKMINAWCYVNTREQDKSMYCDLFYYWLGEILFGALGKSASVPEVMSVIYTKLQIWLPIDSCTRTCPQVTKDEFDKLKKLHDYNQDYRNLDTRIGTASGTCLGEYEKYIRDTDEIYGRVSNDCIGSTDMERNLCTEWGRTTLRTQYEAMQNGGNSLSKLKAEIQQRKNTIGVAASAKFPLTLPQVQTIHGKPAESTEGNEYIIQKYYYRRKGRNVNHMSKKEEARPTGEKGSAPERGEPGPGGVAGELGALGHETTAEGGLKGPKVKGDVDVSLPKVDIDVPGPEVSAEASTLVKQNPDSRAEAEQLWGGVTIPTVPIVSATLPTIAGIGAAALFLYKYTSIFFPKNNSTRRRKRFVRQDLNALMDYSTEYSTLDSTLYSRSGPTLYSRSGPTLYSRLSSRVGSTLGSTLSSTLDSTLSSTLDSTLSSTLGSTAGSSFDSAYDSTNDSTYSSTNDSTNNSTYSSTNDSTNNSTYSSTNDSTYNSSEYSTSESGTVDSVSYTTHSSRRRTNNNRRRRNTPNRRKNIGYHSM; this is encoded by the exons atggcaacg GAAAACTGCTGGTGGGATGGAAGCTCCAAATCCCGATATAAAGAACTACAGGAGGCAGCAGAGGATAATAATACATGTAATAGGTGCAAGGTCACAAGAAAAAGCGTTTTACAGGCTGCAGTGGAGGATCATAAGGGAGTGGAGAATGCAGTTGAGAAAATGATTAATGCCTGGTGTTATGTAAATACAAGAGAGCAGGACAAATCTATGTACTGTGACCTCTTTTACTACTGGCTAGGGGAAATCCTCTTCGGTGCATTAGGAAAAAGCGCGTCCGTACCAGAAGTTATGAGTGTAATTTACACAAAGTTACAGATATGGCTTCCTATAGACAGCTGTACGAGGACGTGCCCACAAGTGACGAAAGATGAGTTCGACAAGTTAAAGAAGCTGCACGATTATAACCAGGATTATAGGAACCTGGACACCAGGATAGGGACAGCTAGTGGAACGTGCTTGGGGGAATACGAAAAATACATAAGGGACACTGATGAAATTTATGGGAGGGTGAGTAATGACTGTATAGGATCTACAGACATGGAAAGAAATCTTTGTACTGAGTGGGGGAGAACAACACTGCGTACCCAATATGAGGCTATGCAGAATGGAGGGAACAGTTTATCTAAGTTAAAGGCTGAAATAcaacaaaggaagaatacaATAGGAGTAGCTGCTTCTGCGAAGTTCCCATTGACATTACCACAAGTGCAAACCATACATGGGAAACCTGCAGAATCTACGGAAGGTAACGAATATATAatccaaaaatattattacaggaggaagggaaggaatgtaaaCCACAtgtcaaaaaaggaggaagcac GACCAACAGGTGAAAAGGGTTCAGCACCTGAAAGAGGTGAACCAGGTCCAGGAGGTGTAGCGGGCGAACTAGGTGCATTAGGACACGAAACAACAGCAG AAGGTGGGCTGAAGGGTCCGAAGGTGAAGGGGGACGTGGATGTATCATTACCCAAAGTGGATATAGATGTGCCAGGTCCCGAAGTGAGCGCAGAGGCAAGTACCTTAGTAAAACAGAATCCTGATTCAAGAGCAGAAGCAGAGCAGCTATGGGGAGGTGTAACCATCCCCACTGTCCCAATTGTTTCTGCCACGTTGCCTACCATAGCAGGAATTGGTGCTGCTGCTTTgttcttatataag taCACTTCAATATTCTTCCCTAAAAATAACTCCActagaaggaggaagaggttcGTCCGACAGGATTTAAACGCGCTTATGGACTATTCTACAGAATACTCAACATTAGACTCAACATTATACTCAAGATCAGGCCCAACATTATATTCACGATCAGGCCCAACATTATACTCAAGATTAAGCTCAAGAGTAGGCTCAACATTAGGCTCAACCCTAAGCTCAACATTAGACTCAACCCTAAGCTCAACATTAGACTCAACCCTAAGCTCAACATTAGGCTCAACAGCAGGCTCATCATTTGATTCAGCATACGATTCAACAAACGATTCAACATACAGTTCAACAAACGATTCAACAAACAATTCAACATACAGTTCAACAAACGATTCAACAAACAATTCAACATACAGTTCAACAAACGATTCAACATACAATTcatcagaatattccacatcAGAATCAGGCACAGTAGATTCCGTCTCATATACCACACATTCTagcagaagaagaacgaataataatagaagaagaagaaatacgCCAAATCGCCGGAAGAATATTGGTTACCATAGTATGTAA